From one Paenibacillus terrae HPL-003 genomic stretch:
- the rpsJ gene encoding 30S ribosomal protein S10, with protein sequence MAKQKIRIRLKAYDHRILDQSAEKIVETAKRSGAGVSGPIPLPTEKQIITILRAVHKYKDSREQFEMRTHKRLIDIVNPTPQTVDALMRLDLPSGVDIEIKL encoded by the coding sequence ATGGCAAAGCAAAAGATTCGTATTCGTTTGAAAGCTTACGACCACAGAATTCTTGATCAATCCGCTGAGAAAATTGTTGAAACAGCTAAACGTTCGGGCGCAGGTGTATCCGGACCAATTCCGCTACCAACTGAAAAACAAATCATTACTATTCTCCGTGCGGTACACAAGTACAAGGATTCCCGGGAGCAGTTCGAAATGCGCACACATAAGCGTCTGATCGACATTGTTAACCCGACTCCACAAACTGTGGATGCCTTGATGCGCTTGGACCTGCCGTCCGGTGTAGATATCGAAATTAAATTGTAA
- the tuf gene encoding elongation factor Tu, whose amino-acid sequence MAKAKFERNKPHVNIGTIGHVDHGKTTLTAAITTVLSKTYGGAAVAFDQIDKAPEERERGITISTAHVEYETPNRHYAHVDCPGHADYVKNMITGAAQMDGAILVVSAADGPMPQTREHILLSRQVGVPYIVVFLNKCDMVEDEELLELVEMEVRDLLSEYDFPGDDTPITRGSAREALQNPEGDWAKKIVEMFETIDTYIPTPERDTDKPFLMPVEDVFSITGRGTVATGRVERGTVKVGDEIEIIGIQEESRKSVVTGVEMFRKLLDSAQAGDNIGALLRGVDRAQIERGQVLAKPGSVNPHTEFSAQIYVLTKEEGGRHKPFFTGYRPQFYFRTTDVTGIITLPEGSEMVMPGDNITVTVQLINPIAIEEGTKFSIREGGRTVGAGAVATISK is encoded by the coding sequence ATGGCAAAGGCTAAGTTTGAACGTAACAAACCGCACGTTAACATCGGTACTATTGGTCACGTCGATCATGGTAAAACTACTTTGACTGCTGCAATCACAACTGTATTGTCCAAAACTTACGGTGGTGCTGCTGTAGCATTCGACCAAATCGATAAAGCTCCAGAAGAGCGCGAGCGCGGTATCACAATCTCCACAGCACACGTGGAATATGAAACACCGAACCGTCACTATGCACACGTTGACTGCCCAGGTCACGCCGACTATGTTAAAAACATGATCACTGGTGCTGCTCAAATGGACGGAGCAATCCTGGTTGTATCCGCAGCTGACGGCCCAATGCCACAAACTCGCGAACACATCCTGTTGTCCCGCCAAGTAGGCGTTCCTTACATCGTTGTATTCCTGAACAAATGCGACATGGTGGAAGACGAAGAGTTGCTGGAACTGGTTGAAATGGAAGTTCGCGACTTGCTGAGTGAGTATGACTTCCCAGGCGATGACACACCAATCACTCGTGGTTCCGCTCGTGAAGCACTGCAAAACCCAGAAGGTGACTGGGCTAAGAAAATCGTTGAAATGTTCGAAACAATCGACACTTACATCCCAACTCCAGAACGCGACACTGACAAGCCTTTCTTGATGCCTGTCGAGGACGTATTCTCCATCACAGGTCGTGGTACTGTTGCTACAGGCCGTGTAGAACGTGGTACAGTTAAAGTGGGCGACGAAATCGAAATCATCGGTATTCAAGAAGAGTCCCGTAAATCCGTAGTAACAGGCGTGGAAATGTTCCGCAAATTGCTTGACTCCGCTCAAGCTGGCGACAACATCGGCGCATTGCTTCGCGGTGTAGATCGTGCACAAATCGAACGTGGCCAAGTTTTGGCTAAGCCAGGTTCTGTTAACCCACATACAGAATTCTCTGCTCAAATCTACGTTTTGACTAAAGAAGAGGGTGGACGTCACAAACCTTTCTTCACTGGTTACCGTCCACAGTTCTACTTCCGTACAACTGACGTAACTGGTATTATCACTTTGCCAGAAGGTTCTGAAATGGTAATGCCTGGTGATAACATCACAGTTACTGTTCAACTGATCAACCCAATCGCTATCGAAGAAGGAACTAAGTTCTCTATTCGTGAAGGTGGACGTACAGTTGGCGCTGGTGCGGTAGCAACAATCTCTAAATAA
- the fusA gene encoding elongation factor G, whose translation MAREFSLTNTRNIGIMAHIDAGKTTTTERILFYTGRTHKIGEVHEGAATMDWMEQEQERGITITSAATTAAWKGHRVNIIDTPGHVDFTVEVERSLRVLDGAVGVFSAKEGVEPQSETVWRQADRYGVPRIAYVNKMDIIGADFLNVVSDMRDRLQANAVAIQLPIGAENDFTGIIDIVEQKAHMYKDDLGQDIEETEIPAEFKDKVEELRNELIEKVAELDEDLTMKYLEGEEISVAEIKAALRKGVVEVKIFPVICGSSYRNKGVQLMLDAVLDYLPAPTDVPSIQGHLEDGTEVERHSSDEEPFSALAFKIMTDPYVGKLTFFRVYSGVLQSGSYVLNATKGKRERIGRILQMHANSRQEITVVYSGDIAAAVGLKDTGTGDTLCDEKSPVILESMNFPDPVIEIAVEPKTKADQDKMSVALGKLTEEDPTLRAHTNEETGQTILAGMGELHLDIIIDRMRREFKVETNVGKPQVAYRETFRAPARVEGKFVRQSGGRGQYGHVWVEFEPLEPGTGSQFESKVVGGSVPREYIAPALAGIEEQMKNGVIAGFPLVDVKATIVDGSYHDVDSNEMAFKIAGSMALKAAKDKCKPVLLEPIMKVEVTVPEEYMGDVMGMLNSRRGRIEGMDSRSGAQIIRAKVPLSEMFGYSTTLRSGTQGRGVFSMELSHYEEVPKSIAEEIVAKTKGGE comes from the coding sequence ATGGCAAGAGAGTTCTCCTTGACGAATACACGTAATATCGGGATCATGGCTCATATTGACGCGGGTAAAACCACAACAACAGAGCGGATCTTGTTCTACACAGGACGTACGCACAAAATCGGTGAAGTTCACGAAGGCGCTGCGACAATGGACTGGATGGAACAAGAACAAGAGCGCGGAATCACGATTACTTCCGCTGCGACGACCGCTGCCTGGAAAGGTCACCGCGTCAATATCATCGACACCCCGGGGCACGTTGACTTCACTGTTGAAGTTGAACGTTCCCTTCGTGTATTGGACGGAGCAGTTGGTGTTTTCAGTGCGAAAGAAGGCGTTGAGCCTCAGTCCGAAACCGTATGGAGACAGGCTGATCGCTACGGCGTTCCACGGATCGCATATGTAAACAAAATGGATATCATTGGTGCTGACTTCCTGAATGTTGTCTCCGATATGCGTGATCGCCTTCAAGCGAACGCAGTTGCGATTCAATTGCCAATCGGCGCAGAAAATGATTTTACTGGTATCATCGATATCGTTGAACAAAAAGCTCATATGTACAAAGATGATCTTGGTCAAGATATCGAAGAAACTGAAATTCCTGCGGAATTCAAAGATAAAGTTGAAGAACTCCGTAATGAATTGATCGAGAAGGTTGCTGAACTGGACGAAGACTTGACAATGAAGTACCTGGAAGGCGAAGAAATTTCGGTTGCCGAAATTAAAGCCGCTCTCCGTAAAGGTGTTGTAGAAGTTAAAATCTTCCCAGTTATCTGTGGATCTTCTTACCGTAACAAAGGTGTTCAGCTGATGCTGGATGCTGTTCTCGATTACTTGCCGGCTCCTACTGACGTGCCAAGTATTCAAGGACATTTGGAAGATGGTACGGAAGTTGAACGTCACTCTTCCGATGAAGAGCCATTCTCCGCATTGGCCTTCAAAATCATGACGGATCCTTACGTTGGTAAGCTGACATTCTTCCGCGTATACTCCGGTGTTCTTCAATCCGGTTCATACGTATTGAATGCAACAAAAGGCAAGCGCGAACGTATCGGACGTATTCTTCAAATGCATGCGAACAGCCGTCAAGAAATCACTGTAGTTTACTCCGGTGATATTGCGGCAGCCGTAGGTTTGAAAGATACAGGTACAGGTGATACACTGTGTGATGAGAAGAGTCCAGTTATTCTCGAGTCCATGAATTTCCCTGATCCGGTTATCGAAATCGCGGTTGAGCCTAAAACCAAAGCTGACCAAGATAAAATGTCTGTTGCCCTCGGTAAATTGACCGAAGAAGATCCAACTCTTCGCGCTCATACTAACGAAGAAACAGGCCAAACGATCTTGGCTGGTATGGGTGAGCTTCACCTTGATATCATCATCGACCGTATGCGTCGTGAGTTTAAGGTGGAAACCAATGTGGGTAAACCACAGGTTGCTTACCGTGAGACGTTCCGTGCTCCAGCACGTGTCGAAGGTAAATTCGTTCGTCAATCCGGTGGTCGTGGTCAATATGGTCACGTATGGGTTGAGTTCGAACCACTTGAGCCAGGTACTGGTAGCCAATTCGAAAGTAAGGTAGTCGGTGGCTCTGTTCCTAGAGAGTACATTGCACCTGCTCTTGCCGGTATTGAGGAACAAATGAAAAACGGCGTTATTGCAGGCTTCCCGCTTGTTGACGTTAAAGCTACAATCGTGGACGGATCATACCATGATGTCGATTCCAACGAGATGGCGTTTAAAATTGCCGGATCAATGGCGCTGAAAGCAGCGAAAGACAAATGTAAACCAGTATTGCTTGAGCCGATTATGAAAGTTGAAGTAACGGTTCCTGAGGAATACATGGGTGACGTAATGGGTATGTTGAACTCCCGTCGCGGACGGATTGAAGGTATGGACTCCCGCAGTGGAGCTCAGATCATTCGTGCGAAGGTGCCTTTGTCCGAGATGTTTGGATACTCGACAACACTTCGTTCCGGTACGCAAGGACGCGGTGTGTTCTCCATGGAGCTTTCTCATTATGAAGAAGTTCCGAAGAGCATTGCTGAAGAGATCGTTGCCAAAACTAAAGGCGGCGAGTAA
- the rpsG gene encoding 30S ribosomal protein S7, producing the protein MPRKGPVTKRDVLPDPVYNSKLVTRLINRIMLDGKRGVAQSILYNAFKLIQERTGNDPMEVFEAAIKNIMPVLEVKARRVGGANYQVPIEVKPERRTSLGLRWLVNYSRNRGEKTMEERLAAEIIDASNNTGASVKKREDTHKMAEANKAFAHYRW; encoded by the coding sequence ATGCCACGCAAAGGTCCAGTTACCAAAAGAGACGTGTTGCCAGATCCGGTATATAACAGCAAGTTGGTTACCCGCCTGATCAACCGCATCATGCTCGACGGAAAACGAGGCGTTGCTCAAAGCATTCTGTACAATGCGTTCAAGCTTATCCAAGAACGTACGGGGAATGACCCGATGGAAGTTTTTGAAGCAGCTATCAAGAATATCATGCCAGTCCTGGAAGTTAAAGCACGCCGTGTCGGCGGTGCCAACTACCAAGTACCAATCGAGGTAAAACCAGAAAGACGTACTTCCCTGGGTTTACGTTGGCTCGTAAACTACTCCCGCAACCGCGGCGAGAAAACTATGGAAGAGCGTTTGGCAGCTGAGATTATCGACGCTTCCAACAACACAGGCGCTTCCGTGAAGAAACGCGAAGATACGCACAAAATGGCTGAAGCGAACAAAGCGTTTGCTCACTATCGTTGGTAG
- the rpsL gene encoding 30S ribosomal protein S12 gives MPTINQLVRKGRQAKIEKSKSPALQKGFNALKREATDISAPQKRGVCTRVGTMTPKKPNSALRKYARVRLTNRVEVTAYIPGIGHNLQEHSVVLIRGGRVKDLPGVRYHIVRGALDTAGVNNRMQARSKYGAKRPKAKKS, from the coding sequence ATGCCAACTATTAACCAACTGGTTCGTAAAGGACGTCAAGCCAAAATCGAGAAATCGAAATCACCGGCTTTGCAAAAAGGATTTAATGCCTTGAAACGTGAAGCTACCGACATCAGTGCCCCGCAAAAACGCGGAGTATGCACTCGTGTAGGTACTATGACTCCAAAAAAACCAAACTCCGCACTTCGTAAATATGCTCGTGTTCGTTTGACGAACCGTGTAGAGGTGACTGCTTACATTCCGGGTATCGGACACAACCTGCAAGAACACAGCGTAGTGCTGATTCGCGGGGGTCGTGTAAAAGACCTTCCGGGTGTACGTTACCATATCGTTCGCGGTGCTTTGGATACTGCAGGCGTAAACAACCGCATGCAAGCTCGTTCCAAATACGGCGCAAAACGCCCTAAAGCTAAAAAATCCTAA
- a CDS encoding ribosomal L7Ae/L30e/S12e/Gadd45 family protein translates to MSKEQGLQDAHVKIGTKQTIRMVELGFASEVYVAEDADPRLTSNIIALCNKQGVKVTLVDTMKNLGAACGIEVGAAMAAIVKQ, encoded by the coding sequence ATGTCTAAAGAACAGGGACTGCAAGATGCTCATGTCAAAATCGGTACCAAACAAACCATACGCATGGTCGAATTGGGCTTCGCCTCTGAAGTATATGTGGCGGAAGACGCAGATCCACGTCTCACTTCCAACATCATTGCTTTGTGCAACAAGCAAGGAGTCAAAGTGACTCTTGTAGATACAATGAAAAATCTCGGAGCTGCATGTGGGATTGAAGTGGGAGCTGCTATGGCTGCTATCGTAAAACAATAG
- the rpoC gene encoding DNA-directed RNA polymerase subunit beta' — translation MLDVNNFEYMKIGLASPEKIRSWSRGEVKKPETINYRTLKPEKEGLFCEKIFGPTKDWECHCGKYKRVRYKGVVCDRCGVEVTRAKVRRERMGHIELAAPVSHIWYFKGIPSRMGLALDMSPRSLEEIIYFASYVVTDPGDTPLEKKQLLSEKEYRSYREKYGYGFQAGMGAEAVKKLLQDLDIDKELEFLKEELRTAQGQRRNRAIKRLEVIEAFRNSGNQPDWMIMDVLPVIPPELRPMVQLDGGRFATSDLNDLYRRVINRNNRLKRLLDLGAPDIIVQNEKRMLQEAVDALIDNGRRGRPVTGPGNRPLKSLSHMLKGKQGRFRQNLLGKRVDYSGRSVIVVGPYLKMYQCGLPKEMALELFKPFVMKELVNKGLAHNIKSAKRKVERVSAEVWDVLEEVIKEHPVLLNRAPTLHRLGIQAFEPILVEGRAIRLHPLVCTAYNADFDGDQMAVHVPLSAEAQAEARLLMLASGNILNPKDGKPVVTPSQDMVLGSFYLTMDNKEEEGSNMILRNMNEAISAYQRGTAGLHARVAIPVKALNKTSFTEKQQDAMLITTVGKIIFNEIFPASFPYINDATRANLLYGTAEEFFVYEKGVNLTEAIQNAPQAGGVGKDYLGNIIARCFETYHTTETAVILDKIKQLGFTYSTRAGVTVAVSDVIVPVEKQEILKGSEDKAQVVTNQYRRGLITNEERYDRIIDIWSKAKDDITEVLMKSMDRYNSIMMMVDSKARGNKSQITQLGGMRGLMANPSGRIIELPIKSNFREGLTVLEYFISTHGARKGLADTALRTADSGYLTRRLVDVAQDVIVREEDCGTDKGFTVSRIQDGKEVIEDLYDRLEGRYCFETVRHPETGEILASRNELIDSDKAEAIVKAGVQKVQIRSVLSCRAKHGVCKKCYGRNLATGKHVEIGEAVGIIAAQSIGEPGTQLTMRTFHTGGVAGDDITQGLPRIQELFEARNPKGQATISEIDGTVKEVREGKDRREIDIQGEAETKTYSVTYGSRLRVSEGMTVEAGDELTDGSIDPKEMLRIKGIRGVQNYILQEVQRVYRNQGVEINDKHVEVMIRQMLRKIRILDAGNTTLLPGSFVDVHEYENANKTAILSGQEPAVAKPVLLGITKASLETDSFLSAASFQETTRVLTDAAIKGKVDQLLGLKENVIIGKLIPAGTGMNRYRSVKFAQPEGEQSSSEELEPISAE, via the coding sequence TTGTTGGACGTTAACAATTTCGAATATATGAAAATCGGGCTTGCTTCCCCCGAAAAGATTCGTTCTTGGTCCCGCGGAGAAGTCAAAAAACCGGAGACGATTAACTATCGTACGCTTAAACCGGAAAAAGAAGGACTATTTTGCGAGAAAATTTTCGGACCTACGAAAGACTGGGAATGTCATTGCGGTAAGTACAAACGCGTGCGCTATAAAGGTGTTGTCTGTGACCGTTGTGGCGTAGAGGTTACCCGTGCTAAGGTTCGTCGTGAACGTATGGGTCACATCGAGCTGGCTGCCCCTGTATCGCATATTTGGTACTTTAAAGGCATTCCGAGCCGTATGGGTCTTGCTCTTGATATGTCTCCAAGATCTCTGGAAGAGATCATTTACTTCGCATCTTATGTTGTAACTGATCCAGGAGATACGCCATTGGAGAAAAAGCAACTTCTGTCCGAGAAAGAATACCGCAGCTACCGTGAAAAATACGGCTACGGATTCCAGGCAGGTATGGGTGCTGAAGCGGTTAAGAAGCTCCTTCAAGATTTGGATATAGACAAAGAACTGGAATTCCTGAAAGAAGAGCTGCGTACAGCTCAAGGACAACGCCGCAACCGTGCGATCAAGCGTCTTGAAGTAATTGAGGCGTTCCGTAACTCCGGTAACCAGCCGGACTGGATGATCATGGACGTGCTGCCTGTTATTCCTCCGGAGCTTCGTCCGATGGTACAGTTGGATGGTGGACGTTTTGCTACCTCTGACCTGAATGACTTGTACCGCCGTGTTATTAACCGTAACAACCGTCTGAAACGCCTGCTAGATCTGGGTGCTCCAGATATTATCGTACAAAATGAAAAACGGATGCTGCAGGAAGCTGTTGACGCCCTGATCGATAATGGTCGTCGTGGCCGCCCTGTTACAGGTCCGGGTAACCGACCTTTGAAATCCCTCAGCCACATGCTGAAAGGTAAACAAGGACGTTTCCGTCAAAACTTGCTTGGAAAACGTGTTGACTACTCCGGTCGTTCCGTTATCGTTGTAGGTCCGTACTTGAAAATGTACCAATGCGGTTTACCGAAAGAAATGGCATTGGAACTGTTCAAGCCTTTTGTCATGAAAGAACTTGTGAACAAAGGCCTTGCACACAACATTAAGAGCGCGAAACGTAAAGTAGAGCGCGTGAGCGCAGAAGTATGGGATGTGCTCGAAGAAGTAATCAAGGAGCACCCGGTTCTTCTGAACCGTGCCCCTACGCTGCATAGACTCGGTATTCAGGCGTTTGAACCGATTTTGGTTGAAGGTCGCGCAATCCGTTTGCATCCGCTCGTATGTACGGCATACAATGCCGACTTTGACGGTGACCAAATGGCGGTTCACGTTCCGTTGTCTGCAGAAGCCCAAGCAGAAGCTCGTTTGCTCATGCTGGCCTCTGGTAACATTTTGAATCCGAAAGACGGCAAGCCAGTTGTTACTCCTTCCCAGGATATGGTCCTTGGTTCTTTCTATCTGACTATGGATAACAAAGAAGAAGAAGGCAGCAACATGATCCTTCGCAACATGAACGAGGCTATATCGGCTTACCAGCGCGGTACAGCGGGTCTTCATGCTCGTGTAGCTATTCCGGTTAAAGCTTTGAATAAAACGAGCTTTACGGAAAAACAACAGGATGCAATGCTGATCACCACGGTTGGTAAAATTATCTTCAATGAAATTTTCCCGGCCAGCTTCCCGTACATCAATGATGCTACCCGTGCAAACCTGCTTTATGGTACTGCTGAGGAGTTCTTTGTTTACGAGAAGGGTGTAAACCTTACAGAAGCGATTCAAAATGCTCCGCAAGCTGGCGGGGTAGGTAAGGATTATCTTGGTAACATTATTGCCCGTTGCTTTGAAACTTACCATACAACAGAAACAGCTGTGATTTTGGATAAAATCAAGCAGCTTGGCTTTACGTATTCTACTCGTGCAGGTGTAACTGTTGCTGTATCGGACGTTATCGTGCCAGTGGAAAAACAAGAAATTCTTAAAGGTTCTGAGGATAAAGCGCAAGTCGTAACGAATCAATACCGTCGTGGTCTGATTACGAACGAGGAACGCTATGACCGGATTATTGATATTTGGTCCAAAGCGAAAGATGATATTACCGAAGTGTTGATGAAGTCCATGGATCGCTATAACTCCATCATGATGATGGTTGACTCCAAAGCACGGGGTAACAAATCACAGATTACCCAGCTCGGTGGTATGCGTGGTCTGATGGCGAATCCATCCGGTCGTATTATCGAGCTTCCAATTAAATCGAACTTCCGTGAAGGTCTGACAGTACTCGAGTACTTCATCTCCACTCACGGAGCGCGTAAAGGTTTGGCGGATACAGCACTTCGTACGGCTGACTCCGGTTACCTGACTCGTCGTCTTGTCGATGTGGCGCAGGATGTTATCGTGCGTGAAGAAGACTGTGGTACGGACAAAGGCTTTACAGTAAGCCGTATTCAGGACGGTAAAGAAGTTATTGAGGACCTGTATGACCGTCTGGAAGGTCGCTATTGCTTTGAAACAGTACGTCATCCGGAGACTGGTGAGATTTTGGCTAGCCGTAACGAATTGATCGATTCTGACAAAGCTGAAGCAATTGTTAAAGCAGGTGTACAAAAGGTTCAAATTCGTTCTGTACTGAGCTGCCGTGCTAAACATGGCGTCTGCAAGAAATGCTACGGTCGCAATCTGGCTACTGGTAAACACGTTGAGATTGGTGAAGCAGTTGGTATTATCGCGGCACAATCCATCGGTGAACCAGGAACCCAGCTTACAATGCGTACATTCCATACAGGCGGTGTAGCGGGCGACGACATTACACAAGGTTTGCCGCGTATTCAGGAGCTTTTCGAAGCACGTAATCCTAAAGGTCAGGCAACCATCAGTGAAATTGACGGTACAGTTAAAGAAGTTCGTGAAGGTAAAGATCGCCGTGAGATTGACATTCAGGGTGAAGCTGAAACGAAAACTTATTCGGTTACGTATGGTTCTCGTCTGCGCGTAAGCGAAGGCATGACTGTTGAAGCCGGGGATGAACTGACAGACGGTTCAATCGACCCTAAAGAAATGCTGCGCATTAAAGGTATTCGCGGGGTACAGAACTATATCCTTCAGGAAGTTCAACGCGTATATCGTAATCAGGGTGTAGAAATCAATGATAAGCACGTGGAAGTTATGATTCGTCAAATGCTGCGTAAAATCCGTATCCTTGATGCGGGGAATACAACGCTGCTTCCAGGCTCCTTTGTTGATGTGCACGAGTATGAAAATGCGAACAAGACAGCGATTCTCAGCGGCCAAGAGCCAGCGGTAGCCAAACCGGTTCTGCTTGGTATCACCAAGGCATCTCTGGAAACTGACTCCTTCTTGTCAGCAGCTTCCTTCCAAGAGACCACACGCGTGCTGACCGATGCAGCTATAAAAGGCAAAGTCGATCAGTTGCTTGGTCTGAAAGAGAACGTTATTATTGGTAAGTTGATCCCTGCAGGTACAGGGATGAACCGTTACCGCAGTGTGAAATTTGCCCAACCAGAAGGGGAGCAATCCTCGTCCGAAGAACTCGAACCGATTTCGGCCGAGTAA